Part of the Limihaloglobus sulfuriphilus genome is shown below.
TGCTGCCCGCTCAGTGCCAGGACATAATCAACAGCACCGGCAGCGGCGGCTTCGGCCTGTGCGGCGGCGATGCGGTTTGCCGAGGCTATAGATTCAACCCTGACAGACTGAGCAAAGACCGCCGTCAGAGCGGCAATAATCAATGTTACCCAGATAACGATAATAAGTACCGTGGCTCTGTTTCGTTTATTACGTATAAACTCGCTCATTCCCTAACCTCCTGCTCAGCCGCGATTGTATTTATGACGAATGTTTTTGTATATACGGGCATATCTTCCTTTGCCGCCCTGCCTTGCTGTGTCTTGAGACAATCTTCATTCAGAACAAAACTTACCCTTACAGCCATGGGCAGAGGAATATCCGAGGCCTCCGGATCCCATGAGCTCACCCATGAATAACCATCGTAATACTCAAGGGCAAACGAAGCAAGCCCCCTGCATACAATCTCATCTTCGTAAAGGCCGCTGTCAGTAGAAAGCAGGTTCAGCGTCTTGCGGCGGATGAGAACAAGCTGTTCCGATTCCTCCTGTATATCGTAAAGCGAGTATTTATCATCGTACTCAAAGGCATCGCCGAGAAAGTATTCAACCCTGATAATATTCGAGGCCTTTTCACCTGCAGAAGGTCTGAAGCCTGCGGTGTAGAAAGACACATAACTGCTGTATAAATCATCGCCTGCGGATTCTTCTGTACCGGTGAAATAGCCGGCGAATAATCCGCCCGGGCTCATCGCCGCGATGATATCATTGCGCATCATATCGAAGGCCGGCATTATAGTATTATAGGGGCCCAAGGCAGCGTCCGTCGTGTCTTTTGCCCGGGAGGCAATGAATATGCTTGAGTACATTGAAAGGGCAATAACTCCCATAATCGCCAAAGCAACCATAAGCTCAAGCAATGTGAAACCGGTATTTCTTGTTGTATTGATTTTACCGCTCATAGAAGAGCCTGCTTAATTTAAGTTCCTGGGTTACATTACGCCTCTGCCACTCAACAACAACCTCTATCAGCTTGACGTTTTCAATTCCCTGCTCTGCTGCGGTTATCTGCCAGCTGTATTCAACATTGAACCGCCTCTGGTTTCCGGCAGATTCTCCGCCCTGCCAGGACTGCTCAAGAACGGCTTGAGCAAGAGCATTCTCGGCAAGCTCAAGGGCTGTGAGCCGGTTTCTGGTCTGAGAACCAAGCGAGACAGCCAACGATACGCCTTTCATTGCGACCGGCATTATAAGGGCAATAAGCAGCATTGCCGCCATCACCTCGACAAGTGTAAAACCGCACTGATTCAAGCGTCGGTCCGGAAGCTCGTACACGGCCCGCATGTTTTCAGGCTTGCTGCCCTTATGGGCAGATGCATAAATATGTTTTATAGTGCTTTTAATTTCTGTCCTCTATCTCTCTGATAAAGAATTTCTCCGCGGGGCTGGGACAGAGAATTTCCCAGCCTCTGCCGGTTTCGTCACGAAACTCAATACGGCATTGGCGGCAGTACCCTTCCGGTGTAAACTCGATAAAATACAGCGATCCGTCTCTGTCGAAATTATCAAACTCCAGTTCTATGCCTTCACTTATATTAAAGCGGCTTTTGAGCTGTTCGTCCTGGTCAACATACTCCCCGCGGTCAAGCGAAGAGAGCCGGTACTGTCTTTGGTTTAAATCAAAGCTCAACCTGTAAATCCGGCTCTGATGTATGGACTGGGTGTGAGCATAACGCGTCAGCATGACAACATGCTCTGCCGACCACCGCAGCTGTCTGCCTGAGAAAAAACCGCTCAGAGACGGCGCTGCCATAGCCAGAACTGTTGAAAGAATCACCATCACCAGTATCAGCTCAAGCAGCGTAAAACCGCCTGTTTTGTGTTTTTGAGTTTTATATCTCATGTGCTTCACTAAGCAAAACAACACCAGAGTCTGCCCGAACAATCTGTCGGGGCAGAATGCGATTTATTCTTCTGTCCAGTTTACAATATCGTCTTCATTGCCGGCCTGGCCGTCAGGACCGCCGGAAGAAAGGTCGTAGCCGTATTCGTTGTGGCTGCCGGGCTGTTTGTAGATGTATTCTGCCCCCCAGGGGTCTTTTGGTACGCCGCGTTTCAGGTAGGGCGTCTCCCAGCCGTCAGCGTTTGAGGGTTTTTCGATAAGAGCCTTAATGCCCTCAGATGTTGTGGGGTAACGGCCGTTATCGATCTCGAAGGCGTCAAGAGCAACCTCGATATTCGATATGTCCGTTTTGGCGGCGGTTATCCTTGCCTGTTCACTCCTTCTGGTGAATTTCGGGACAACAACCGCCGCGAGGGCCGCGAGAATAACCAGAACCAGAAGCAGTTCAATCAGTGTAAAACCAGTTTTTCGTTTGTATTCAATGTTTAGCATTATCATACCTTTCATTTTATTCAGTCATTTGCCTTTTAATGTATCAGTTCCTGCAGATTGAATATCGGCAGCAGCATCGCTATAACAATTGTCCCGACAAGGGCCGCCATGACAAAGAGCATAGCCGGCTCCGCAAGTGAAACAGCGGTTTTAAGGTTTCTGTCAAGTTCCTTTTCATTGAATTCAGCCAGCCTTAGAAGCTCTTCGCCCAGCCGTGAGCTCTCTTCAGCGATAGATATCATTTCTATATTCGAACCGGAAAACAATTCCGGGCAGATTCTGAGCCCGCCGGCAAGCGTCATACCCCTGCGAACCATATCAACGGAGGTGTTGACCGTCTCGGAGAGCCGCGAATTGCCGATAGATTCCTTGGCAACCTGCAGAGCAGTGATAAGAGGAACTCCCGAGCTTATCAGCGTTCCCAGCATACGGGCGAAACGCACAAAGGCAAAACGTGATGAGAGCTTACCAAATATGGGCAGCTTTAGAACCCATCTGTCCCAGGAAGCCTTTCCCTCGGGGCGTGAGAGCCAGGTTTTTATGCCGACAACTAACATAACTGCTCCTACAGCTGTAATTATCCAGTATTTCATGAGCATATTACTTACGCTGACAACCATCTCTGTAAGCCTGGGCAGATTGCCGCCGAATTCGGTAAAAATAGAGGAGAACCTCGGGATAAAATAGGTAAGCATAAACACCAGTATTACTACCACGAGTACGCAGAGCACTACCGGATAAACCAGAGCTGACTGAACCCTGCTCATCAAGTCCCTTTCACGGCTTCGAAAATCAGCTATCTGAGCGAGTACAAGCTCCAGAAATCCGCCCGTTTCGCCGGCCTGAATCATTGCGATATACACCGGCGGAAACACCTTGGGCCACTGCCGCATGGCATCGCCCAGGCTCATGCCGTTGGAGACGTTGTCGTATATCGTCTGGACAAGATGGGCAAGTGCCGGTTTTTCAGTCTCCCTTACGAGGATTTTAAGCGACCTGCTCAGCGGCATACCGGCGGCAAGCAGGCTTCCAAGCTCGCGTGTAAACATCTCAACATCACAGCGCCTGAGTCTGCCGTGAAAATGCTTATGCGATTCATGCTTTCCCTTGTCAGGCTCAACATGCAGCGGAACAAGTGAACGGGCCATAAGAGCGGATACAGCGGCCTTTTTCTCGGCGGCCTGGATACTGCCGGTCAGTTCTTTGCCATGTTCATCTCTTGCTTTGTACTTAAATTGCGGCATTGTTTTACTGCTCCGTTGTCAACATCTCGTCCTTTGTTACCCGCAGCACCTCTTCGAGCGTAGTTTCGCCTCTGTCAAGGTAGCGTTTTACGTCTTGCCGCAGATTCTTCATGCCATCTTTCATCGCGGCAAGCCGTATTTCTCTTGAACTGGCGTTTGCAAGGAGCAGAGCCCTTATATTCTCGCTTACAACCATCTGTTCAAATATACCCTTTCGGCCTTTATAGCCGGTGCCCTGACATTCTCTGCAGCCGGTGCCTGTATAAAGTTTATCGGGTATCAGCTCACCGTACCGGCCCCGCAGGCTCTCGGTCTGAGCTTGGGGCACGGCGGTTTTGCAGTCGGGGCAGATAAGCCGGATAAGCCGCTGGGCAATCACCGCCTCGAGTGATGAGGCTACAAGGTAGGGCTCAACGCCCATATCCACCAGACGTGTCAAAGCCCCGGGCGCATCATTGGTATGTAATGTCGAAAAAACCAGGTGTCCGGTAAGAGAAGCCTGAACGGCGATTTCGGCGGTTTCGAGATCGCGTATTTCCCCAACAAGTATTACATCAGGGTCGTGCCGCAGAATTGAACGCAGCCCGCGGGCAAAGCTCATGCCCGTTTTGTTGGAGACCTGAATCTGATTTATGCCGTGAAGCTGGTATTCGATGGGGTCTTCTATTGTTACTATCTTGCGATGTATGTCGTTGATGCAGGACAGAGCAGCATAAAGGGTGGTTGTCTTGCCGCTGCCGGTTGGGCCGGTAACGAGTATTATTCCGTGCGGCCGCTTTATGACTTCCGCGAAAACCGCCAGGTCATGCGGCCCCATGCCGATCTTCTCAAGACCCAGCAGAACTGATGAGCAGTCAAGAAGCCGCAGCACTACCGCCTCGCCGTGAAGCATTGGTATTATAGAGACACGTATATCAACCTCTCTGCCGGCAAGGAGTACCTTTATGCGGCCGTCCTGGGGCACCCTCTTTTCAGCAATGTCAAGGCTGCTGAGGATCTTGATTCTGGATACAATTGCCGGCTGAAACTGCTTGAGCTCCGGCGGAACCGCTGCCGACTGCAGGACGCCGTCTATGCGATACCTCACCCTAAGCTCGTTTTCAAACGGCTCTATGTGCACATCTGTCGCTCTGCTCTCAATGGCCTGGGAAAGCATCTGATTCACAAAACGGATTATGGATGCCCCCTCTTCCTGGGTGCTTGCCAGATCCATGTTTTCCTGATCAATGCTGGTAAGGAACTGCAAACCGCTTTGAGCCGCCTCGTCAACCATGCTCTGTATCGTGTCGGCACCGAGACCGAGATATTTTTTGAGAAATTCGTTTATGTCAGTCTTCGGGGCAAGACCAATCTCTATGTCAAGGCCGGTAAGCAGCCTGAGCTCGTCAACCCCCGTCGTTTCAAACGGATCGCTTATAACCGCAAAAACCCGCCCTTCTTTGCTTAGAATTGGCGCAATGCCCCGCTCAAGCAGAACGTGCGCTGAAAACTTTGCCAAAAACTGCGGCTCGGGAACATAACCCGCAAGATTATCGATATACTCATAGCCCAGCTCGCCGGCAAGGAACTTCAGAGCGGCATCTTGTTTAACCCCATTGAGAACTGATGCTTCCATGAAACCATGCCCGGCAGCAGCCGAAATCTCAATCTGCTGCATCTGGGAAGAGTTGATAATGCCGGATTTACACATGCCGGATAAAAGAG
Proteins encoded:
- a CDS encoding type II secretion system protein, whose translation is MNQCGFTLVEVMAAMLLIALIMPVAMKGVSLAVSLGSQTRNRLTALELAENALAQAVLEQSWQGGESAGNQRRFNVEYSWQITAAEQGIENVKLIEVVVEWQRRNVTQELKLSRLFYER
- a CDS encoding GspE/PulE family protein, which produces MSIVSTLLSGMCKSGIINSSQMQQIEISAAAGHGFMEASVLNGVKQDAALKFLAGELGYEYIDNLAGYVPEPQFLAKFSAHVLLERGIAPILSKEGRVFAVISDPFETTGVDELRLLTGLDIEIGLAPKTDINEFLKKYLGLGADTIQSMVDEAAQSGLQFLTSIDQENMDLASTQEEGASIIRFVNQMLSQAIESRATDVHIEPFENELRVRYRIDGVLQSAAVPPELKQFQPAIVSRIKILSSLDIAEKRVPQDGRIKVLLAGREVDIRVSIIPMLHGEAVVLRLLDCSSVLLGLEKIGMGPHDLAVFAEVIKRPHGIILVTGPTGSGKTTTLYAALSCINDIHRKIVTIEDPIEYQLHGINQIQVSNKTGMSFARGLRSILRHDPDVILVGEIRDLETAEIAVQASLTGHLVFSTLHTNDAPGALTRLVDMGVEPYLVASSLEAVIAQRLIRLICPDCKTAVPQAQTESLRGRYGELIPDKLYTGTGCRECQGTGYKGRKGIFEQMVVSENIRALLLANASSREIRLAAMKDGMKNLRQDVKRYLDRGETTLEEVLRVTKDEMLTTEQ
- a CDS encoding type II secretion system protein GspJ; the protein is MSGKINTTRNTGFTLLELMVALAIMGVIALSMYSSIFIASRAKDTTDAALGPYNTIMPAFDMMRNDIIAAMSPGGLFAGYFTGTEESAGDDLYSSYVSFYTAGFRPSAGEKASNIIRVEYFLGDAFEYDDKYSLYDIQEESEQLVLIRRKTLNLLSTDSGLYEDEIVCRGLASFALEYYDGYSWVSSWDPEASDIPLPMAVRVSFVLNEDCLKTQQGRAAKEDMPVYTKTFVINTIAAEQEVRE
- a CDS encoding type II secretion system F family protein, which translates into the protein MPQFKYKARDEHGKELTGSIQAAEKKAAVSALMARSLVPLHVEPDKGKHESHKHFHGRLRRCDVEMFTRELGSLLAAGMPLSRSLKILVRETEKPALAHLVQTIYDNVSNGMSLGDAMRQWPKVFPPVYIAMIQAGETGGFLELVLAQIADFRSRERDLMSRVQSALVYPVVLCVLVVVILVFMLTYFIPRFSSIFTEFGGNLPRLTEMVVSVSNMLMKYWIITAVGAVMLVVGIKTWLSRPEGKASWDRWVLKLPIFGKLSSRFAFVRFARMLGTLISSGVPLITALQVAKESIGNSRLSETVNTSVDMVRRGMTLAGGLRICPELFSGSNIEMISIAEESSRLGEELLRLAEFNEKELDRNLKTAVSLAEPAMLFVMAALVGTIVIAMLLPIFNLQELIH
- the gspG gene encoding type II secretion system major pseudopilin GspG; protein product: MLNIEYKRKTGFTLIELLLVLVILAALAAVVVPKFTRRSEQARITAAKTDISNIEVALDAFEIDNGRYPTTSEGIKALIEKPSNADGWETPYLKRGVPKDPWGAEYIYKQPGSHNEYGYDLSSGGPDGQAGNEDDIVNWTEE
- a CDS encoding pilus assembly FimT family protein, which produces MRYKTQKHKTGGFTLLELILVMVILSTVLAMAAPSLSGFFSGRQLRWSAEHVVMLTRYAHTQSIHQSRIYRLSFDLNQRQYRLSSLDRGEYVDQDEQLKSRFNISEGIELEFDNFDRDGSLYFIEFTPEGYCRQCRIEFRDETGRGWEILCPSPAEKFFIREIEDRN